From one Vibrio neonatus genomic stretch:
- a CDS encoding lipopolysaccharide biosynthesis protein, which yields MIKKLTQSKFIRNVAVVATGAAGAQALTMLFTPIITRIYGAEQFGLLGVFLAILGVLSPIVALAYPIAIVLPRNDDDARGIARLSVFITGIISLLIFLIIFFTEKYLVNWFNLESISSFLILIPFAVFFIGLQQIMQQWLIRKKQFKITARIAISQALIVNSAKSGFGVLNPTGWVLILVAVLGNALYFLQLFWGANKWSVEEDKISKSPPSSVSMQKLAYKHRDFAFYRAPQQFINALSQSLPVLLLVSFFGPATAGFYTIGRTVLGIPSTLIGKAVGDVFYPRIAAAAYNNENLFNLIIKATLALAAVGFLPFFLIIVFGPWLFSMVFGPEWVVAGEYARWMAVWMYFMFINSPSNQAIPVLGIQRFYLFFTFLTILVRFLVLFMSFYFFKSDIISIASFSVVGAITNILIISIVLLYSRQYGKRKLKNG from the coding sequence TTGATTAAGAAATTAACTCAAAGCAAATTTATCCGAAATGTGGCTGTAGTCGCAACGGGAGCCGCTGGTGCGCAAGCTCTTACAATGTTATTTACACCTATTATTACGCGTATTTATGGAGCGGAACAGTTTGGTCTATTGGGGGTATTTTTAGCTATTTTAGGAGTTCTGTCTCCCATTGTTGCACTTGCGTATCCTATTGCTATTGTCTTACCAAGAAATGATGATGATGCAAGAGGTATTGCTAGGTTAAGTGTGTTCATAACAGGTATTATTTCTCTTCTTATTTTTCTCATCATATTTTTCACTGAAAAGTATTTGGTTAATTGGTTTAATTTGGAGTCTATTTCAAGCTTTTTAATATTAATCCCTTTTGCAGTTTTTTTTATCGGTTTGCAACAAATAATGCAACAGTGGTTAATACGTAAAAAGCAATTCAAAATTACTGCCCGTATTGCAATCAGTCAGGCTTTAATTGTAAATAGTGCAAAATCTGGTTTTGGAGTTCTTAATCCAACAGGTTGGGTATTGATTCTGGTAGCAGTTTTGGGGAATGCTTTATACTTCTTACAGCTTTTTTGGGGAGCGAATAAGTGGTCTGTAGAAGAAGATAAAATAAGTAAGTCACCGCCCAGTAGTGTAAGTATGCAAAAGTTAGCATATAAGCACCGCGACTTTGCTTTTTACAGAGCACCACAACAATTTATTAACGCTTTATCACAAAGCTTGCCTGTATTATTGTTGGTAAGCTTTTTTGGGCCTGCTACGGCTGGTTTTTATACCATAGGCAGAACAGTGCTTGGTATCCCGTCAACTCTTATAGGCAAGGCTGTCGGGGACGTGTTTTATCCAAGAATTGCAGCGGCTGCATACAATAATGAGAACCTTTTCAACCTCATAATAAAAGCTACGTTAGCTCTCGCTGCTGTAGGTTTTCTTCCATTTTTTTTGATAATTGTATTTGGACCTTGGCTGTTTAGTATGGTGTTTGGCCCAGAATGGGTTGTAGCAGGGGAGTACGCTCGATGGATGGCTGTATGGATGTATTTTATGTTTATAAATTCGCCAAGTAATCAGGCCATTCCAGTTTTGGGGATTCAGAGGTTTTACTTATTCTTTACATTTCTCACTATATTGGTCAGATTTCTAGTGCTTTTTATGAGCTTCTATTTTTTCAAAAGTGATATTATTTCAATCGCATCCTTTAGTGTGGTAGGTGCTATTACTAATATTTTAATCATAAGCATCGTATTGCTTTATAGTCGTCAGTATGGAAAAAGGAAATTAAAAAATGGTTAA